From a single Piliocolobus tephrosceles isolate RC106 chromosome 21, ASM277652v3, whole genome shotgun sequence genomic region:
- the FOXA3 gene encoding hepatocyte nuclear factor 3-gamma isoform X2, with amino-acid sequence MAPLNSYMTLNPLSSPYPPGGLPASPLPSGPLAPPAPAASLGPTFPGLGASGGSSSSGYGAPGPGLVHGKEMPKGYRRPLAHAKPPYSYISLITMAIQQAPGKMLTLSEIYQWIMDLFPYYRENQQRWQNSIRHSLSFNDCFVKVARSPDKPGKGSYWALHPSSGNMFENGCYLRRQKRFKLEEKVKKGGSGAATTARNGTGSAASTTTPVATVTSPPQPPPPAPEPEAQGGEDVGALDCGSPPSSTPYFTGLELPGELKLDAPYNFNHPFSINNLMSEQTPAPPKLDVGFGGYGAEGGEAGVYYQGLYSRSLLNAS; translated from the coding sequence ATGGCCCCCCTCAACTCCTACATGACCCTGAACCCTCTAAGCTCTCCCTATCCCCCTGGGGGGCTCCCTGCCTCCCCACTGCCCTCAGGACCCCTGGCACCCCCAGCACCTGCAGCATCCCTGGGGCCCACCTTCCCAGGCCTGGGTgccagtggtggcagcagcagctcaGGGTATGGGGCCCCGGGTCCTGGGCTGGTGCACGGGAAGGAGATGCCGAAGGGGTATCGGCGGCCCCTGGCACACGCCAAGCCACCGTATTCCTACATCTCGCTCATCACCATGGCCATCCAGCAGGCACCGGGCAAGATGCTGACCTTGAGTGAAATCTACCAGTGGATCATGGACCTCTTCCCTTACTACCGGGAGAATCAGCAGCGCTGGCAGAACTCCATTCGCCACTCGCTGTCTTTCAACGACTGCTTCGTCAAGGTGGCGCGCTCCCCAGACAAGCCTGGCAAGGGCTCCTACTGGGCCCTGCACCCCAGCTCAGGGAACATGTTTGAGAACGGCTGCTACCTGCGCCGCCAGAAGCGCTTCAAGCTGGAGGAGAAGGTGAAGAAAGGGGGCAGTGGAGCTGCTACCACCGCTAGGAACGGGACAGGGTCTGCTGCCTCGACCACCACCCCCGTGGCCACAGTCACCTCCCCGCCCCAGCCCCCGCCTCCGGCCCCCGAGCCTGAGGCCCAGGGTGGGGAAGATGTGGGGGCTCTGGACTGTGGCTCACCCCCTTCCTCCACACCCTATTTCACTGGCCTGGAGCTCCCAGGGGAGCTGAAGCTAGACGCGCCCTACAACTTCAACCACCCTTTCTCCATCAACAACCTGATGTCAGAACAGACACCAGCGCCTCCCAAACTGGACGTGGGGTTTGGGGGCTACGGGGCTGAGGGTGGGGAGGCCGGAGTCTACTACCAGGGCCTTTATTCCCGCTCTCTGCTTAATGCATCCTAG
- the FOXA3 gene encoding hepatocyte nuclear factor 3-gamma isoform X1, giving the protein MLGSVKMEAHDLAEWSYYPEAGEVYSPVTPVPTMAPLNSYMTLNPLSSPYPPGGLPASPLPSGPLAPPAPAASLGPTFPGLGASGGSSSSGYGAPGPGLVHGKEMPKGYRRPLAHAKPPYSYISLITMAIQQAPGKMLTLSEIYQWIMDLFPYYRENQQRWQNSIRHSLSFNDCFVKVARSPDKPGKGSYWALHPSSGNMFENGCYLRRQKRFKLEEKVKKGGSGAATTARNGTGSAASTTTPVATVTSPPQPPPPAPEPEAQGGEDVGALDCGSPPSSTPYFTGLELPGELKLDAPYNFNHPFSINNLMSEQTPAPPKLDVGFGGYGAEGGEAGVYYQGLYSRSLLNAS; this is encoded by the exons ATGCTGGGCTCGGTGAAGATGGAGGCCCATGACCTGGCCGAGTGGAGCTACTACCCAGAGGCGGGTGAG GTCTACTCTCCGGTGACCCCAGTTCCCACCATGGCCCCCCTCAACTCCTACATGACCCTGAACCCTCTAAGCTCTCCCTATCCCCCTGGGGGGCTCCCTGCCTCCCCACTGCCCTCAGGACCCCTGGCACCCCCAGCACCTGCAGCATCCCTGGGGCCCACCTTCCCAGGCCTGGGTgccagtggtggcagcagcagctcaGGGTATGGGGCCCCGGGTCCTGGGCTGGTGCACGGGAAGGAGATGCCGAAGGGGTATCGGCGGCCCCTGGCACACGCCAAGCCACCGTATTCCTACATCTCGCTCATCACCATGGCCATCCAGCAGGCACCGGGCAAGATGCTGACCTTGAGTGAAATCTACCAGTGGATCATGGACCTCTTCCCTTACTACCGGGAGAATCAGCAGCGCTGGCAGAACTCCATTCGCCACTCGCTGTCTTTCAACGACTGCTTCGTCAAGGTGGCGCGCTCCCCAGACAAGCCTGGCAAGGGCTCCTACTGGGCCCTGCACCCCAGCTCAGGGAACATGTTTGAGAACGGCTGCTACCTGCGCCGCCAGAAGCGCTTCAAGCTGGAGGAGAAGGTGAAGAAAGGGGGCAGTGGAGCTGCTACCACCGCTAGGAACGGGACAGGGTCTGCTGCCTCGACCACCACCCCCGTGGCCACAGTCACCTCCCCGCCCCAGCCCCCGCCTCCGGCCCCCGAGCCTGAGGCCCAGGGTGGGGAAGATGTGGGGGCTCTGGACTGTGGCTCACCCCCTTCCTCCACACCCTATTTCACTGGCCTGGAGCTCCCAGGGGAGCTGAAGCTAGACGCGCCCTACAACTTCAACCACCCTTTCTCCATCAACAACCTGATGTCAGAACAGACACCAGCGCCTCCCAAACTGGACGTGGGGTTTGGGGGCTACGGGGCTGAGGGTGGGGAGGCCGGAGTCTACTACCAGGGCCTTTATTCCCGCTCTCTGCTTAATGCATCCTAG